The region ATCCCGTCAGCTGGGCGCGTGATTGTACCAAGCTGATTGAAGCAGGTTTTAGTCTGAAAAAATTGCGCCCTGTGGGTCAGTTTCGCTGGTCAACGCATGTTGAACTGGCGAGCTATTGGACACGTGGGTGATCTTGCCGGATCAGCCCTCGATCAGCTTCATTTCGACAAATGCCAGCAACCCGCCGAAGGTTTCGAGCATCTCTGCATCAACATCATCATCTTCGATCAGCATGTCGAAGCGGTCTTCGATTTCGGTAAAAAGGCCGGCAACTGCCATGGAATCCAGTTCAGGCAAGTGACCGAACAGGCCCGTTTCATTGTCGAATTCATCGACCTCGTCCGGCTCAAGGCCAAGCACATCGACCAGAATGGCTTTTAGATCGCGATCAATCGCCGAACGGTTTGGCGGAAGGCCACGCTTGTTGGCATGTCCGTCAGTCTTGCTTTCACCCGTCACTGGTGAAGTTCCCCTACAACGAAAAGGCCGCTCGCCTTAGCTGTGCGTTGTTGAAGGTGCAAGTGACTGGTGGATGGGGTGATTATCCGATTGACGCTGTCGCCATGTGCGGGTTTGGTGTGCAGCGATGACTGCTGAACCCGATCCCACCCCTTTTCCGTTGGACCATTTGGCTGAGCGCGGCGCAGATGCCGATGTTGCGCTGATCCTGAAGCAGGAAAAACTGAGCTTTGCTGATCTGCGCGACAGGGTGCGGCGATTGGCCGCATGGCTTGCGCATCAGGCTCCGGAAAAGGGTGCTCGCATTGCAACTTGGGCAACCAAGGGCGAGCTGACTTGTCTGATGCCGCTGGCTGCCGCGCGCGCAGGGTTGGTCCATGTGCCGATCAACCCGCTTCTGAAACATGCGCAGGCCGCGCACATCCTGAGCGATAGCGGCGCAACGATACTGATCGGGACGCAGGCGCGTTTGAAGTCGCTCGAAGCGGGCGATGTGCCGCAACACTGTCGTCTGATCGAGGAGAATGACGCGCTTGATTCCGCTGCCGAGCTCAGTGAGCATATGCCGCCTTCCAATGCGGATCCGGATGACTTGACCGCCATTCTATACACGAGCGGTTCGACCGGCAGGCCCAAAGGCGTGATGTTGAGCCATGCCAATCTGTGGCTCGGCGCGGCCAGCGTCGCACATTACCTTGGTATGGCGTCTGATGACGTCACACTCGCTGTGCTCCCGCTGTCTTTCGATTACGGGCAAAACCAGCTCTTGAGCACTTGGTATGCGGGGGGAGCAGTTGCACCGCTTGATTACCTGTTCCCGAAAGATGTCATGAAGGCCTGCGCGAAGCATCAGGTGACAACGCTGGCGGCGGTTCCTCCCTTGTGGGTGCAATTGACCGAGCTTGATTGGAGTGAACAGGCCGTCGCGCCTATGCTCCGCTTGACCAATAGCGGAGGTGCGTTGACGACAGATATTGTCCGTGATTTGCGCGGAATATTCCCTGAAGCGCGGCTGTTTCCGATGTACGGGCTAACCGAAGCGTTCCGCTCAACGTTTCTTGATCCTGATCTCGTGGATTCGCACCCGACCTCGATGGGGACCGCGATCCCCTTTGCAGAAATTCTCGTCATTAATGATGCTGGCGAGCTTGCTGCGCCTCGCGAGGAAGGCGAACTCGTCCACTGCGGGCCACTCGTCGCGCAAGGATATTGGCAGGATGTCGAACGCACCGCCGAGCGCTTCAAGCCCTCACCAAAGATGTCGAACTATGGCGGCATCGCGGTTTGGTCTGGAGACCGGGTTAAACGCGATGCGCAGGGCTTGCTCTATTTTGTCGGCCGGTGGGACGCGATGATAAAGAGCCAAGGCAACCGCATCAGCCCACAGGAAGTGGAAGAAGCTGCGTTTGCCACAGGTCTGGTCGCAGAAGCGGTCGCTTTGGGAATTGCGGATGAACGGCTAGGGCAGGCGGTGCATTTGGTCGTTCGTGCTGAGCCGGGGGCGGTCGATGCCGACAAACAATTGCCCAAACTGCTCGCAAAGGAGATGCCCAATTTCATGCAGCCGCAAGTCATCCATTGGCGCACAGCGATGCCGCTGAATCCCAATGGCAAGATCGACCGCTCCGCCTTGCAGCGGGAGCTTTCGGTATGAAACCCAAACCAACGGGACCGATTCCTTCGGGCTACTCTGCGATTGATGGAGAGTTGGCGATTGGGGGGAGGGCAGCGAGCGAGCTGGTAGATCTTGCCGGGCGCACACCCTGTTTTGTCTACTCCAGGGAATATCTCGATCAGCGCGTTTCTATGCTGCGCTCGGCAATGCCCGAACGTTTGGGCATCAATTATGCGGTGAAGGCCAACCCGTTTGCGCTAGTTATCGAACATATGGCGGGGCTAGTCGACGGATTCGATATCGCGTCTGCTGGCGAGCTTGAGATGGTCAAGGCTGCCGGTATCGATCCCGCGCGGGTGAGTTTCGCCGGGCCCGGCAAGCGCGATGAGGAACTGGAAGCGTCCATTTCTGCCGGCGTAACGCTCAATTGCGAAAGCGAAGGTGAAGCGCGGCGTGCGATGGCGATCGGCGAGCGACTTGGAAAGGCACCGTGCATCGCAATCCGGGTCAATCCCGATTTCGAGCTAAAAGGCTCGGGCATGAAAATGGGGGGAGGCGCCAAGCCATTCGGCGTCGATGCCGAACGTGTGCCGGCTCTGGCGCGAGAAGTGATTTCCGCTGGTGCTGAATGGCGCGGGCTTCACATCTTTACAGGAAGTCAGGCTCTAAGCGCGGAGGCGATCATTGAAGCGCAAGGCAATGTGCTGGAATGCGCGAACCGGCTCTCGGATGAGATCGGCGCGCCACTGCCGAAGCTCAATATGGGCGGCGGCTTTGGCATTCCGTACTTCTCTGGCGATGCGCCGCTCGATATTTCTGTGATTGGCGGGGCTTTGGGCGAACGCTTCGATGCACTGCCAGACAGCCTATCCGAAACCGATCTTTGCATCGAGTTGGGGCGCTATCTCGTTGGCGAAGCGGGCGTCTATCTAACCCGCATCATTGATCGCAAGGGTAGCCACGGAGTGATTTATCTGATCACTGACGGGGGCCTGCATCACCAATTGGCCGCGTCCGGAAATTTCGGGACTGTGGTTCGGCGAAACTATCCTGTTGCGATAGCCACGCGTTTTGGTGCTTCACCGGAAGAAGAGGCCAGTGTGGTGGGATGCCTTTGCACGCCGCTCGATCGATTGGCCGACAATGCGTATTTGCCACGGGCGCAGGTCGGTGATCTGGTCGCTGTGTTCTGCGCCGGTGCGTACGGTGCTAGCGCGTCTCCAGCCAATTTTCTCGGGCACGGTCCAGCGGCGGAAATACTAGTCTAAACCTAACCTATTATTCATAAAATTGGCTTAGCCCTGCTGGTATTAGGGAGCTTTGCACCATGTCTGAAGAACAAGAAGCCGCACATATCGAATTCGCTCTGGCAGAGATCAAGCAGTAGCTTGGTGCTCGCGATGATCGTATTGCCGAGCTGGAGAAGCGCTTGGAAGATCAGGAATATTCTGTGCGCAGCGTGCTCGATATGCTGATTGACTGGCTTGAAACGGACACCAAGCCCAAGCCAGCGGTCGATAGCGAAGCGGCCTGAACCTGCGGGAAACCCCCGATTTACCTCAATTCAAATTTTTCCGGTGGTGTGGCCGATTGGGCGCAACCTGACGTCACATAGTGCGTTGATCGGCGGATTTCTGCGTCTTTTGCTTGCTTCCTGACACTGGACAATCGCTTTCCACTGCCCCGATTTGGCACTTGTCCCTCAAACGCGTCGCAAATTTGCGTTTGCCAAGCGACTCCTCTCTCGCTTAGATTCGCCAAACGAAATCAGAAATGCTTGAATCAATTCTAAAGATTTTAAGTATTTCTCCCGATTTCACGGTAATTGGGGCGCGCAACGATGGATAGTGGTATTTCGCAAGCTATACCTTTGTCAGGTGACGAAGAACTGCTGGTTGAGAGCGTGAAGCACGCGGCCATTCCGGACGGCTTGTTTGAACTGAACGAGCTCGACGTTCTTTACGACGATCGCACTGCTGCGCTCTGGACGTTTATGAACCCCGAAGGGCGACCGAGCTTTACTCCGCCGATGCTGCACGATTTTGAGCGTTGGCAGGAATTGATCCCGACCGGATTTGGTGAAGGCAAGGTTCCGCTGCGCTATCTGATATTGGGCAGCCGTGCGCAGGACGTATTCTGCTTTGGCGGGGATTTGGCGCTATTCGAACAACTTATCCGCAATCGTGATCGCGAAGGGCTGGTCCAATATGGTCACAGGTGCTGCGCTATCCTGGATCGCAATATCAAGAACCTTGATATTCCGATGCTCACAATCGGTCTGGTGCAAGGTGCTGCTTTGGGCGGTGGCTTTGAAGCGCTTCTGTCGTTCGACTTCATTGTCGCTGAGCGTACGGCCACATTCGGCTTGCCGGAAATCATGTTCGGTCTGTTCCCGGGTATGGGCGCGCACGCACTGCTCTATCGAAAGTTGGGCAGCGCGCGGGCCGAACAGTTCATCCTTTCGAACGAAACCTATACTGCAGAGCAGATGTTCGAGCTTGGCCTTGTTCACGAGCTCGCCGAGCCTGGCGACGGGATCAACGCCTGCAAGCAATTCATCAAGAATTCCGAGCGTCGCCACGCCGGGCTGGTTGGTTCGCGTAAAGCCATGAAGCATGCGTGGAACCTGAAACTTGGTGAGTTGAACAAGATCACGGAGATGTGGGCAGACACCGCGTTGGAACTTCGTGAGCAGGACTTGAAAGTGATGAATCGACTGGTTGCTGCGCAAGGCCGCCTGGCGGAACGGATCGCTGCCGCCTAGTCTCTAACTGTTTCCTGTTCTCCGTGGCCGAGTGCCATGTATTCGTCGCTGCCCATTTCCATCAAGCGACTGGCCGTACGTTCGAATTCGAACGCTCCATCACCTTCGATATATAGATCGTCCGGCTGCGCCGCAGCGGTTGCAAACAGCTTTACCCGATGTTCGTAGAGCGCATCGATCAGCGTGACAAAGCGTGCCGCCTCATTGCGCATGTCCTTGCCCATCTGCGGGATGCCCACAATTATCACCGAATGATAGACCCGGGCGATCGCGAGATAGTCTGGTACACCACGCGCTTCGCCGCACAATTTCTTGAAACTGAAAACGCCAACGCCCTTAAGGCTCTTGGGTACATGCAGCATACGTCCGCCACCCACATCCAGCTCGGCTGAGGGAACGTGCTCTGCGTCTTCAGGCTTGTAGTCGGTCAGGCGAAAGAAGACTTCGCGAACCTGCGCGGTGGCCGCGTCGCCAAGTGGCGTATGCCAGCAGTCGATCCCACCCAATCGATCCAGGCGATAGTCAGTCGGGCCGTTCAATGACATCACTTCGAGCCGTTCCCAGATCAGGTCGATAAACGGCAAAAAATGCTCGCGGTTGAGCCCATCCTTATAGAGATCATGCGGCGGTCGGTTGCTGGTAGTGACCACGGTTACCCCTTCATCTTCGATCAGTGCGCGAAACAACCGGCTCATGATCATCGCATCAGCTGAATTGTTCACGACCATCTCGTCAAAGGCCAGGCAGCGGATCCCCTCAGCCAGCTGTCTGGCAACCAGCGGAATGGGGTCCCCTGTCTTTCCTTTACGAACCTCGCGCAGAAGCGCGTGAACTTCCTGCATGAACGCATGAAAATGGACCCGGCGTTTGCGATCAATTGCTAAGGTTTCGATAAACAGGTCCATCAGCATGGACTTGCCGCGGCCCACGCCGCCCCACATGTAAACGCCTTCGATCGAATCCGGTTTTCGAGTGAGCGCGCGCCACAGCACTGAACCGCGTTTCGGCACGGCCTCCAAATCGGTTTGAAGCCTTGCAAGCCGCGTTACTGCAGCACGTTGGTCCGGATCGGCTTTGAGTTCTCCAGCCTCAATCAGCGCATAATAGCGGGCGAGGATGCCGCTCACCGGATTACCCGCGCGGCGCGAATTTGCGCACTATGCCGCTATAAGCAGCTACGCAATCGTCATCTTGCACCACTTCGCCGCGCACGAAAACCAGCTTGCCAGTCTCGCGCATGATCTCTGTCACTGCGTCAAGCGGGCGCGCAGGGTCACCTCCGCCGATGAAATGTGTTGATAGCTCCAGCGTCACAGATGGCCCGGCATTGCCGCTGCCGACACCATGCATGGTGGTGAACATGGAAATATCGATCAGGCCAAGTGTTACCGCGCCATGGATGATCCCTTGCAGGTTTTCATGTTTGCGCTCTGGAAACATGCGCAGGCGGCACTTGTCGCCTTCCTTGCGGGTAATAAGCTTGCCCATCACCGCGCCGTTGAATAGTGTATCGTCTTTCAGATTCCAGTGATGCCAGCCCGGATGTTCAGGATCGGGCCCATGTTCGAATACATCCTTGCTCGGCATGACGATATCAGATCGCGCGCTCTGCCATCATCTTCTTGGTTTCAGCGATAGCCTTTGCCGGCGAAAGCCCTTTGGGGCACACATTCGCGCAGTTCATGATCGTGTGGCAGCGATAGAGGCGGAAGGGGTCTTCCAGCTGGTCGAGCCGCTCGCCAGTCATCTCGTCACGGCTGTCCGCCAGCCAGCGATAGGCTTGCAGCAGGATGGCCGGGCCCAAAAACTTGTCCGAATTCCACCAATAGGACGGGCAAGAAGTCGAACAACAGGCGCACAGAATGCACTCGTAAAGGCCATCCAGCTTTTCACGCTGTTCGGGCGATTGCAGCCGTTCCTTGCCGCTTGGCGTAGGTGATACGGTTTGCAGCCAGGGGCGGATGCTGGCGTATTGCGCATAGAAATGCGTGAAGTCCGGCACCAGATCCTTGATCACTTCCATATGCGGCAGCGGAGTGATGCGGATTTCGCCCGGCAGGTCTTCGATTGCGGTGGTGCAGGCAAGGCCGTTCTTGCCATTCATGTTCATCGAGCATGAACCGCAAATCCCCTCGCGGCAGCTGCGGCGGAAGGTGAGCGTCGGATCGGTTTCGTTCTTGATCTTGAACAGTGCGTCCAGAACCATCGGGCCGCAATTGTCGAGGTCCAGCTCGAACGTGTCGTAACGCGGATTTTCTCCGCTATCGGGATCGTAGCGGTATATCGTGAACTTCTTGATCCGCGAACCGCCATCGGCCTTGTGGGCCTTGCCCTTGCCGGTGATCTTGGAGTTCTTGGGGAGCGTGAAGGTAGCCATATCAGTCGTGAATCCCATTACTTTGCGACCCCTATCTAGCGGCTGAGGCGCGGAGGGCAAGCCATCTGCTGTTGAGACTTTTGAGGGGGGGGTGAACCGAATTGAACAGTGCTGCGGCGCGCGCTGAATTCCTACAGGATGGAACACATCGAACACTGTCCAAGAGGGGAAAGGGTTTCGCGCCGGTCCGCGGGGTTGAAACGGGATGTGAGGGGAACTTCATGGCCATGTAAACCGTCTATCCGGTATGAGTGATGTAGGACAGCAATGGCCGCGCACAGCGGCAGTTTTCGGGGCTTCAGGCGGTATTGGCGCAGCGCTGGTCCGGAAGCTGGCCGATCGCGGCGTGGGAACAATCTACGCAGGCTCTCGCAACGGAAGTGCGCCGGAGGCAACTGGCTTGATCCCATTTAGTTTTGATCTGACCGATGAAGCGAGCATTGCCTGTGCCGCTGAGTCGATGCGCGCAAATTCCCCGGAACTTGTGATAGTGGCGACCGGTGTGCTGACTTTGGCGGATGGAACCGGGCCGGAGCGGACCTACAAGCGGTTGGATAGCGCGGCGATGGGCGAAGTGTTTGCGCTCAACACCATCGGACCGGCGATGATCGCCAAGTATATGCTTCCTTTGCTGCGGCGCAATCGCCGAGCTGTGTTTGCAGCGCTATCAGCACGCGTGGGGTCGATATCCGAGAATGGGCTGGGCGGGTGGCATAGCTATCGCGCGAGCAAGGCCGCGCTCAATATGCTGCTGAAGAATTTTGCCATCGAGCTTGGCCGCACACACGATCAGGCTGTTGTGGTGGGCTTGCATCCCGGTACGGTTGATTCCGCGCTGTCACAGCCGTTTCAGTCGGGTTTGCCAGCCGGGCAATTGACTGACCCGACGGAAGCGGCCGCGAACTTGCTCGGCGTGCTGAACGGGCTAGGGCCGGATCAATCCGGCAAGTTCTTCGACTGGAAAGGTGAGGAGATTCCGGCTTGAACCTCAATGTCCGCAATCGTTCCAATTCTTGGCCAATCTTAGAGGCCTCAATTGGGGTGGGAAGTGGACTTTGGATTAAGTCGTCACCCCGGCGAAGGCCGGGGTCCAGCTATGATCGAAGAAATACCCCGAAATCGACTGGATTCCGGCCTTCGCCGGAATAGCGGCCTTGGGGTCGTTAGCGGACTGCCAGCTCTTGGCTGTCATCCAAGCAAAAACTGACAACCCGCCATCGTTCCAAAAAGTCTTCTTAGGCCCTAGGCCATCAGCCCGTGTCGCCTCAAACTCTCCGCCAGGATCGTCTCGATCAGCTGCTCCTGCGTCCAGCCAGCGAGTTCTGCCGAGCGGCCGAACACTTTCTGTGACCAGAGGTTGCAGTTGAGGTTGAGTTCAAGGAAGGTCACTTCTCCGGTGCCCTCATTCACGCGGAATTCCCAGCGTCCGTAATCGAACGGGCGGTATTCCTGCATCGCCTTCTGCGTCAGGTCAGTGATCTGGGCGATCATGTCCGCATTTTCGAACGGATCGAGGGAATATTTCTGGCTGCGGTCCACAAGATCGCGCTTTTCCTGATAGGTGCGCAGATGCGATGGGTCTGCCTGGCGGAAGATCATCATCGGCATGATAACAGGCTCGCCATTGATGGTGATAACGGGCACTTCGACGTCGCTGCCTTGGATGAATGGCTCGACCAGCGCATCGTGGCCTAGCGCGTGCACGCTATCGATCGCAGTTATGACGCTGGCCCAATCGGTTGCGTCATTCACGCCCCAGCTGGCAGAGGAGTTGTTGGGTTTGACCACAAAGCGCTCTCCCGCCGGGCATAGCGACGGATTGATTGGCGCGCCGCGGCGATAGATAGCCCAGGGTGCAGTGGGCACACCCGCTTCGACGACTGAACGTTTGGCCAAGTGCTTGTCGTCGGAAAGACCGCGCAGAATCGGGCTCGCGCCCAGATATGGGATGCCGGCACGCTCACACAGCAACGGGCACAACATTTCCGAATTAAAAAAACCGCCGCGGTTCAGAAGCGGGAAAACGAAATCCACTTCGGGATTTTCAAACAGCACTTCGAAGCCGTTTTCGACTCGCAGGTTCAAGCCAAGTCTCGTTAAAACTTCACGCATTTCAACGTGATAGCTCGCATGATTGCCATCTTCTGCACTGCCAGATCCATCCCACAGCGCGTTCTTGGCAATGAACATGATTCGGCAATCGCGCTTTGTCGCGGCGTCGATTGTCAGAGGCTCATGGGGGAATGACATGCAAGCGAACCTTTCCTTTGTCTGCCGGGGCCCATAAGACGGGAATGGGTAATAGCCAAGTCGAAACGGGACATAGATGGGTCAAGACGGATACAGCACCCCCGACATTGCAGCGCATGTTGCAATGGACGAGCTTACAGCGAAGCTGATTGCACAGCTATCATCGGGGGGCGACGCGCGGACTTCGCTGGACCCGATAAGTGGCCTCAATAAATATTTCTCCGCTCCATATCCCCGCAAAACGATGGCTTATGCCTCGTCCACGGCGAATGACCTCTCGCCGGATGCGTTCGAGCATTTGCGCGGGGTTCTGGCGGGCGGTTTGCCGGACTATGCGGCGCATCTGGAAAGTTTACGCGCGCGAATAAAGTCAGCCTATCAGATTGGTGATGATGTCGAGATCGTATTCGCGCCGTCCGGCACCGATCTGGAATATGTCGCGCTGGCCGCTGTTCTGGGCAAAGCCTCTGGGGGTATTCACAACATCCTGCTCGGTGCCGATGAAGTTGGCAGCGGCTGTATCCATTCTGCCCATGCGAAGTTTTTCGCCGACGAAACGGCCTTGGGGATCGCGACGGAAAAGGGCGCATTGATCGAGGGATTTGGCGAGGTAAGCCTTGCTGATGTGCCCGTGCGGTGTCCGGAAGGCGTCTCCCGTTGCAGCGAGACCGTAACAGAAGCAATCGGGCACGAAATCACATTGGCTTTGCAGGCTGGCCAACATGCTTTGGTGCATGTGGTGCACGGTTCAAAAACCGGACTGATACTGCCGGAATTGGCAGAGATTGATGCGCTAAAGGCTCGCTATGGAGATCGGTTCGATTTTGTCGTCGATGCATGTCAGGCGCGGATCACCAATTCGGCATTGCACGAATATCTTGCGCGCGGCGCAATGGTGTTCCTGACCGGGTCAAAGTTCATGGGCGGCGCGCCGTTCAATGGTTGGGCGCTGGTTCCCAAAACGATGGTGGAACAGGCAGCGAGATTGCCCGCCGGATTGTCCAAGGTTTTCCGCCGTGCGGAGTTTCCTCAGGGCTGGACCGGGCGAGACGCGCTGGAGAATAGCGAGAACCCAGGCTTGGCGTTGCGCTATGACGGCGCGATATTCGAGCTTGAGAGGTTTCAGCAACTACCGGCTCCGCGTGTGGCCGCGTTGCTCGACATATTCGAGGCGGCAATGGAGAGCGAGTTGGCCGAACCTTTGGGCATACAACTCGTCCGCCCGTTCACGCCCGGGCATGAAGGAGAGCTGGCAGAGCATCCGATTGAGATGCGGACGCTTGAAACGCTTGATGTCAGCTCGCTAGCGATCACCCCGACCTTTGACGAGGCGCAGGCCGTCCATCGCAAGCTGGCACTTTCAGGGGTTAGGCTGGGGCAACCAGTCAAATGCGTCCGGCGTGGTGGCAAGTGGGGTGGAACTTTGCGGATTGGGCTATCCATGCCGCAAGTGGTCGCGCTTTGCGCTATACCGGAGGAGGAGGCGGAGACTGCGTTGCGTAGTGACATGCGCGAGATCGCTCAAGCTTTGTGCAATGTCGTACATCCCACTCAAAGCGGTCAGCAAAACGCCGCTTGCTAAGTTTCAAGCCGAGACATAGTCTCTTCGCACTTCAACGCCGGTCTTGGAGAGTGGTGCCGATGGGATTGCAAACTTGGTACGATGCACATCTGATGCCGAAACTTGTCACATTTGCGTGCGGGCAGGGGCAAGTGATGAAGCGACGTTCACAACTCGTACCGCTTGCGACGGGCGATGTATTTGAGCTCGGTTGCGGCGGCGGGCTCAATCAGGAATTCTATCAAACCAGTCAAATATCGAGCTTTTCGGGCATCGATCCGCACGCGGGATTGCTCGACGATGCGCGCGCTCGTGCGAGTGCGCGTGGATGGGACAATACGATCCGTGAAGGCGTGGGCGAGAACATCCCGTTTCGTGACGCGAGTTTTGACACAGTTGTGTGCACCTTTACGCTCTGCTCGGTCGACGATCCGGATCAGGTCATGTCGGAGATGCGGCGTATCTTGCGCCCTGGAGGCAGGCTGCTGTTTCTAGAGCACGGGCGCACGCCGGACGTTGATGTGGCGCGATGGCAGGACAGGATCGAGCCGGTCTGGAAGAAGATTGCCGGTGGTTGCCACCTCACGCGCCCAATTGGTGCGGCGTTGCGCGGCGCTGGTTTCGATGTCGAGCCTATGGGTCAGGGCTATCTGCCCAAGGCGCCGCGTTTTGCGGGATGGAACGAATGGGGCATTGCCCGCAAGGCCGGGCTTTAGTTCAGGACCCTACATCGGTTTGAGTTGCGGGTGCAGCCTGAGCCACACCCGCGCGATACTCATTCCTCGCCAAAGGTTCGCTGCCACCAGCCGCGTTTGGGCTTGCCATCATCATCGGCCTTGTCAGCGGTCGAATTTTGCTCGCTTGCCTCGGCTGTTCTGGTCTCAGCGCTTACAGAAGCGGCCTTGGCTTTGCGCGGCGCGCGCTTCTTCTTCGGCTTTTCTTCTTCGGCCGGGGCTTCATCGGCAGATGAAGTCACTTCATCCGTTGCGGATTCTGCGTGGGCCTTTTTCTTTCGCGGCGCGCGCTTCTTTTTCGGCTTTGCCTCTTCAACAGGCGCTTCGCTAGCCTCGGTCGCCGCGGGAGCGTCGGCGTCAGCCATCGCTTCAGTGTCTGCCTTCTTCCGGCGAGGGGCGCGCTTCCGCTTGGACTTTTCTGTCGGTGCATCATCGGCTATTTCTGCATCGGAAACGGTGTCAGCCTCCGCCTCGGCACCAACCTCGGCTGCTTCGTTTTCTGTCGCGCCTTCGTCAACTGACTTGCCTTTGCCACGACGGCCTCTGCCACCACGCCGGCGACGTTTCTTTGGCTTCTCTTCGCCGTCGTCGTCAGTTTCGGTTCCGGGCCGCTCAGCTTCGTCTTCACTGCCTTCGCCCTCGACTTGGTCTTCGCGACGCTTCTTACTGCGGCCACGCCCACCACGGCGCCGGCGGCGATTCTTCTTAGCCGCGCTGTAATCGTCTTCCTCAGCGCCGAATACCTCTTCGGGCAGATCGTCATCGTCATCATCGTCGACAATTGGTTCGAATTTCGGTCGTTCGGTGGGGCGAGGGCCAGCGCTGGCAACCGCCATTTTCGCGCCTTCGTCTTCGCCTTCGGGAATTACCTCTACACTCACACCGTAACGCTGTTCGATCTCGACCAGATCGTCACGCTTCGAATTGAGCAGATAGATGGCTGCTTCGGTGCTGGCAGCAAGGCGGATAATCGTGCCTTTGCCCTTCGCAGCTTCATCTTCGATCAAGCGCAGCGCGGAAAGCCCCGCACTGGATGCTGTGCGAACCAGACCGGTACCATCACAAT is a window of Altererythrobacter rubellus DNA encoding:
- a CDS encoding acyl carrier protein, with product MTGESKTDGHANKRGLPPNRSAIDRDLKAILVDVLGLEPDEVDEFDNETGLFGHLPELDSMAVAGLFTEIEDRFDMLIEDDDVDAEMLETFGGLLAFVEMKLIEG
- the zapE gene encoding cell division protein ZapE: MSGILARYYALIEAGELKADPDQRAAVTRLARLQTDLEAVPKRGSVLWRALTRKPDSIEGVYMWGGVGRGKSMLMDLFIETLAIDRKRRVHFHAFMQEVHALLREVRKGKTGDPIPLVARQLAEGIRCLAFDEMVVNNSADAMIMSRLFRALIEDEGVTVVTTSNRPPHDLYKDGLNREHFLPFIDLIWERLEVMSLNGPTDYRLDRLGGIDCWHTPLGDAATAQVREVFFRLTDYKPEDAEHVPSAELDVGGGRMLHVPKSLKGVGVFSFKKLCGEARGVPDYLAIARVYHSVIIVGIPQMGKDMRNEAARFVTLIDALYEHRVKLFATAAAQPDDLYIEGDGAFEFERTASRLMEMGSDEYMALGHGEQETVRD
- a CDS encoding D-alanine--D-alanine ligase family protein; translated protein: MSFPHEPLTIDAATKRDCRIMFIAKNALWDGSGSAEDGNHASYHVEMREVLTRLGLNLRVENGFEVLFENPEVDFVFPLLNRGGFFNSEMLCPLLCERAGIPYLGASPILRGLSDDKHLAKRSVVEAGVPTAPWAIYRRGAPINPSLCPAGERFVVKPNNSSASWGVNDATDWASVITAIDSVHALGHDALVEPFIQGSDVEVPVITINGEPVIMPMMIFRQADPSHLRTYQEKRDLVDRSQKYSLDPFENADMIAQITDLTQKAMQEYRPFDYGRWEFRVNEGTGEVTFLELNLNCNLWSQKVFGRSAELAGWTQEQLIETILAESLRRHGLMA
- a CDS encoding succinate dehydrogenase iron-sulfur subunit, coding for MATFTLPKNSKITGKGKAHKADGGSRIKKFTIYRYDPDSGENPRYDTFELDLDNCGPMVLDALFKIKNETDPTLTFRRSCREGICGSCSMNMNGKNGLACTTAIEDLPGEIRITPLPHMEVIKDLVPDFTHFYAQYASIRPWLQTVSPTPSGKERLQSPEQREKLDGLYECILCACCSTSCPSYWWNSDKFLGPAILLQAYRWLADSRDEMTGERLDQLEDPFRLYRCHTIMNCANVCPKGLSPAKAIAETKKMMAERAI
- a CDS encoding PaaI family thioesterase; translation: MPSKDVFEHGPDPEHPGWHHWNLKDDTLFNGAVMGKLITRKEGDKCRLRMFPERKHENLQGIIHGAVTLGLIDISMFTTMHGVGSGNAGPSVTLELSTHFIGGGDPARPLDAVTEIMRETGKLVFVRGEVVQDDDCVAAYSGIVRKFAPRG
- a CDS encoding acyl-CoA ligase (AMP-forming), exosortase A system-associated, yielding MTAEPDPTPFPLDHLAERGADADVALILKQEKLSFADLRDRVRRLAAWLAHQAPEKGARIATWATKGELTCLMPLAAARAGLVHVPINPLLKHAQAAHILSDSGATILIGTQARLKSLEAGDVPQHCRLIEENDALDSAAELSEHMPPSNADPDDLTAILYTSGSTGRPKGVMLSHANLWLGAASVAHYLGMASDDVTLAVLPLSFDYGQNQLLSTWYAGGAVAPLDYLFPKDVMKACAKHQVTTLAAVPPLWVQLTELDWSEQAVAPMLRLTNSGGALTTDIVRDLRGIFPEARLFPMYGLTEAFRSTFLDPDLVDSHPTSMGTAIPFAEILVINDAGELAAPREEGELVHCGPLVAQGYWQDVERTAERFKPSPKMSNYGGIAVWSGDRVKRDAQGLLYFVGRWDAMIKSQGNRISPQEVEEAAFATGLVAEAVALGIADERLGQAVHLVVRAEPGAVDADKQLPKLLAKEMPNFMQPQVIHWRTAMPLNPNGKIDRSALQRELSV
- a CDS encoding crotonase/enoyl-CoA hydratase family protein; the protein is MDSGISQAIPLSGDEELLVESVKHAAIPDGLFELNELDVLYDDRTAALWTFMNPEGRPSFTPPMLHDFERWQELIPTGFGEGKVPLRYLILGSRAQDVFCFGGDLALFEQLIRNRDREGLVQYGHRCCAILDRNIKNLDIPMLTIGLVQGAALGGGFEALLSFDFIVAERTATFGLPEIMFGLFPGMGAHALLYRKLGSARAEQFILSNETYTAEQMFELGLVHELAEPGDGINACKQFIKNSERRHAGLVGSRKAMKHAWNLKLGELNKITEMWADTALELREQDLKVMNRLVAAQGRLAERIAAA
- a CDS encoding SDR family NAD(P)-dependent oxidoreductase, coding for MSDVGQQWPRTAAVFGASGGIGAALVRKLADRGVGTIYAGSRNGSAPEATGLIPFSFDLTDEASIACAAESMRANSPELVIVATGVLTLADGTGPERTYKRLDSAAMGEVFALNTIGPAMIAKYMLPLLRRNRRAVFAALSARVGSISENGLGGWHSYRASKAALNMLLKNFAIELGRTHDQAVVVGLHPGTVDSALSQPFQSGLPAGQLTDPTEAAANLLGVLNGLGPDQSGKFFDWKGEEIPA
- a CDS encoding pyridoxal-dependent decarboxylase, exosortase A system-associated, yielding MKPKPTGPIPSGYSAIDGELAIGGRAASELVDLAGRTPCFVYSREYLDQRVSMLRSAMPERLGINYAVKANPFALVIEHMAGLVDGFDIASAGELEMVKAAGIDPARVSFAGPGKRDEELEASISAGVTLNCESEGEARRAMAIGERLGKAPCIAIRVNPDFELKGSGMKMGGGAKPFGVDAERVPALAREVISAGAEWRGLHIFTGSQALSAEAIIEAQGNVLECANRLSDEIGAPLPKLNMGGGFGIPYFSGDAPLDISVIGGALGERFDALPDSLSETDLCIELGRYLVGEAGVYLTRIIDRKGSHGVIYLITDGGLHHQLAASGNFGTVVRRNYPVAIATRFGASPEEEASVVGCLCTPLDRLADNAYLPRAQVGDLVAVFCAGAYGASASPANFLGHGPAAEILV